TGGCGAACTCCGGGCCGTCCTTGACCAGCTCGCGGGCGGCGTCCTCCCAGCCGACCTGGCGCAGCGTGCCGATCTCGCCCGCCGCCCCGTTGCGCCCCTGATGCAGCCGGCCGCCGATCAGGATGCCCGCGCCCGCCCGGTGGCCGATGAGCACGTACACGACGTCGGAGGCGTGCTGCGCGCTGCCGCGCCAGTGCTCCGCGAGCGCGGCGAGGTTGGCGTCGTTGGCCGCCAGCGCGGCGCCGCCGAACCAGCGCCCGGCCAGCCCGGCCAGGTCCACGCCCGTCCAGCCGGGCAACGTGATCGACAGCGACACCCGCCCGGTGCGGTCCACGATGCCCGGGGTGCCCGCGGCCACCGCCCACACCCGCCTGTGCGCGATGCCCGCGCCGTCCACGCAGGCCAGCGACGTACGCCGGGCCGCCTCCAGCCGCTCGTGGGCCGCGGCGTCGCCGGGGACGGCGGCCCGCTCCCAGGCGATCACCTCGCCGTTGAGATCGGCCAGCGCGGCCACGATCGCGTCGCCGCCGACCTCCACGCCCATCACGTAACCGGCGTCCGCGCGGAACCCGAACCGCCGCGCGGGCCGGCCCATCGCGCCCTCGTCCGGCGGCACCTCTCTGACGTAGCCGCGCTCGCCCAGCTCGTCGAGGACCGTCTCCACCGTCTGCCTGGACAGGCCGGTGACGCGGCCGAGCCGGGTCAGCGTGGCCACGCCCTCGCGGCGCAGGGCACTCAGCGTGAGCTGGGTGTTCACCTTGCGCAGCAGCGAGGCGTCACCCGGGCGGAGCTCCGTCACTTATGAGACCCTTCCCCATAACTCAATGTTGACGAAGAACAGCCAGGATCCTAGCATCGGCCCGACATACGTTAACTGGTTCCATATGTGGAGGCGCAATGGTCACGCTCGCCGTCGTGGGCGCGG
This genomic interval from Nonomuraea helvata contains the following:
- a CDS encoding ROK family transcriptional regulator, which translates into the protein MTELRPGDASLLRKVNTQLTLSALRREGVATLTRLGRVTGLSRQTVETVLDELGERGYVREVPPDEGAMGRPARRFGFRADAGYVMGVEVGGDAIVAALADLNGEVIAWERAAVPGDAAAHERLEAARRTSLACVDGAGIAHRRVWAVAAGTPGIVDRTGRVSLSITLPGWTGVDLAGLAGRWFGGAALAANDANLAALAEHWRGSAQHASDVVYVLIGHRAGAGILIGGRLHQGRNGAAGEIGTLRQVGWEDAARELVKDGPEFATAAEVFEAALAGDRDAVRRVDRYAENLAIGASALALAVDPDLLVLGGGHARAGDVLLEPLRRHLAELCVSVPEVVASTFGDEAVALGAVRLALDHVERQVLGL